From Synergistaceae bacterium, one genomic window encodes:
- a CDS encoding ABC transporter permease, translating to MQNFRNSKFFGFMILGVMVLFFYSVFKFLTPGNFGSPANMYSYFQSSIIYSVGGCGLYFIVVMGLFDFAVGANIVLSSIVGVLLSKNFGYLGFIVGCLGCGTLIGILIGFLYNQLNVPSMIVTVGLMLVFESLAVFAAGGVKQTLDPSLRFFSGAPGNIILAFMAFALMWFILNYTRIGTYCNAIGSNEFTAKNMGIDVKKYKLIGFALLHFFVGVMAILTVSYGTTMTALTGMSTMSRNFQPLMGTFFGVAFRKYGTPISAIVIGEFIIAIIFNGFVALGAPTTIQNVVTGAALLLIVTLTARGKRGSVVK from the coding sequence ATGCAGAACTTCAGGAACAGTAAATTTTTCGGCTTCATGATTCTGGGAGTGATGGTGCTGTTCTTCTACTCAGTCTTCAAGTTCCTCACGCCCGGGAACTTCGGAAGCCCGGCAAACATGTACTCGTACTTCCAGTCGTCAATCATCTACTCCGTCGGAGGGTGCGGACTGTACTTCATCGTAGTTATGGGACTGTTCGACTTCGCTGTCGGTGCTAATATCGTCCTCTCGTCAATTGTCGGCGTTCTGCTCTCAAAGAACTTCGGCTATCTCGGCTTCATCGTCGGATGCTTGGGCTGCGGTACGTTAATCGGAATACTAATCGGCTTCCTCTACAATCAGCTTAACGTTCCCTCAATGATCGTTACCGTAGGGTTAATGCTGGTGTTCGAGAGCTTGGCCGTGTTCGCGGCGGGAGGAGTGAAGCAGACCCTAGACCCGAGCCTGCGCTTCTTCTCGGGAGCTCCGGGCAACATCATTCTAGCCTTCATGGCGTTCGCGCTGATGTGGTTCATCCTCAACTATACCCGCATAGGCACATACTGCAACGCAATCGGGAGCAACGAGTTCACGGCCAAGAACATGGGAATAGACGTGAAGAAGTATAAGCTCATCGGCTTTGCGCTGCTTCATTTCTTCGTCGGGGTAATGGCAATCCTCACCGTCTCTTACGGCACAACAATGACCGCCCTTACCGGCATGAGCACAATGAGCCGCAACTTCCAGCCCCTAATGGGAACGTTCTTCGGGGTTGCCTTCAGGAAGTACGGAACTCCGATAAGCGCGATAGTGATCGGCGAGTTCATCATTGCGATAATCTTCAACGGCTTTGTTGCTCTGGGTGCACCGACGACGATTCAGAACGTTGTTACCGGCGCGGCACTGCTCCTCATCGTAACCCTGACGGCACGCGGAAAACGCGGCTCTGTCGTGAAGTAA